The following coding sequences are from one uncultured Cohaesibacter sp. window:
- the tesB gene encoding acyl-CoA thioesterase II, whose protein sequence is MNSAIDTLLSILDLETLEQDLFRGRSPQDGWQRVFGGQVIGQALVAASRTVDPARGAHSLHCYFMRMGDPKTPIIYEVDRLRDGKSFSTRRVLAIQHGKAIFTMAASFHKKEKGLNHQIDMPDIPEPEDLPTEEEVYESYVAKAPDNIKAYFRRERPIELRPVNMEHYVTRKKLEPQQFIWVRTTSRLPDDPAIHKCALAYASDMTLLDTSLFAHGLSVFSTKISAASLDHAMWFHNDFRADEWLLYCQDSPWAGGARGYNRGSLYRRDGTLVASASQEGLIREIDD, encoded by the coding sequence ATGAACTCAGCAATTGACACACTCCTCTCCATTCTCGACCTGGAAACCCTTGAACAGGACCTGTTCAGAGGCCGGAGCCCTCAAGATGGCTGGCAAAGGGTATTTGGCGGTCAGGTCATCGGCCAGGCCCTGGTGGCGGCCTCCCGCACAGTCGATCCCGCACGCGGCGCTCACTCTTTGCATTGCTATTTCATGCGAATGGGTGATCCCAAAACGCCGATTATTTATGAGGTTGATCGCCTGCGCGATGGCAAATCCTTTTCGACACGGCGTGTTCTAGCCATTCAGCATGGCAAAGCCATTTTCACGATGGCAGCCTCCTTCCATAAAAAGGAAAAAGGACTAAACCATCAAATCGATATGCCTGACATCCCTGAACCGGAAGACCTGCCAACCGAAGAGGAGGTCTACGAGAGCTACGTGGCCAAGGCACCGGATAACATCAAAGCCTATTTCCGGCGGGAACGCCCGATCGAGCTGCGTCCGGTGAATATGGAACACTATGTGACACGCAAAAAGCTGGAGCCGCAGCAGTTTATTTGGGTCCGGACAACCTCAAGACTGCCCGATGATCCGGCAATCCATAAATGCGCCCTGGCCTATGCATCGGACATGACACTGCTGGACACTTCGCTATTCGCCCATGGACTATCCGTTTTCAGCACAAAAATCAGTGCAGCCAGTCTGGACCATGCCATGTGGTTTCATAATGATTTTCGCGCAGATGAATGGCTGCTCTATTGTCAGGACAGCCCATGGGCAGGAGGGGCTCGTGGCTATAATAGAGGCAGTCTCTACCGTCGCGACGGCACATTGGTAGCATCAGCCAGCCAAGAGGGCCTTATACGCGAAATTGATGATTAA
- the trxA gene encoding thioredoxin — MSNTTYGYGSGMSASYTTSPSTEPQSFGAAPKPAPKPANTGPLIKDTSTQEFMQDVIEASKSTTILVDFWAPWCGPCKQLGPNLEQAVTEAKGRVKLVKLNIDDHPAIPQQMGIQSVPAVVAFKDGRPVDGFMGAQPMSQIKAFIEKNGTEPQADPVEEACKQANELLEAGNPIEAAQIFGAIMQQVPGFHPATIGMIRCLLANEEIEKARTLFDSLPEEALKEKEAITAKASLELAEQSANLGDMADLQARVEANPQDNQAQFDLAVALNGKNMRQDAVDHLISIIKRDREWNDDGARKQLLQFFESWGVMDPASVYGRRQLSSILFS, encoded by the coding sequence ATGAGCAATACCACATACGGTTACGGAAGCGGCATGTCCGCCAGCTACACCACCTCTCCGAGCACCGAACCGCAGTCATTCGGCGCGGCTCCGAAACCGGCTCCCAAGCCGGCAAATACAGGTCCGTTAATCAAGGATACTTCAACTCAGGAGTTCATGCAGGACGTTATTGAAGCCTCCAAAAGCACAACCATTCTGGTTGACTTCTGGGCTCCCTGGTGCGGCCCGTGCAAACAGCTGGGGCCAAATCTGGAACAGGCGGTTACCGAAGCCAAGGGCAGGGTCAAACTGGTCAAACTGAACATTGATGATCATCCCGCGATCCCTCAGCAGATGGGCATCCAGTCTGTCCCCGCCGTAGTCGCGTTCAAGGATGGCCGCCCCGTTGATGGTTTCATGGGGGCTCAGCCGATGAGCCAGATCAAGGCCTTTATCGAGAAGAACGGCACAGAACCTCAGGCAGATCCGGTTGAAGAGGCTTGCAAACAGGCCAACGAATTGCTCGAAGCAGGAAACCCGATTGAAGCGGCCCAGATTTTTGGCGCCATCATGCAGCAGGTTCCGGGCTTTCATCCAGCCACTATCGGCATGATCAGATGCTTGCTTGCCAACGAGGAAATCGAGAAGGCCCGCACCCTGTTTGACAGTCTGCCAGAAGAGGCTCTGAAGGAAAAAGAAGCCATCACTGCAAAGGCCAGCCTAGAGCTTGCCGAACAAAGCGCCAACCTGGGCGACATGGCAGATCTGCAGGCCAGAGTGGAAGCAAACCCGCAAGACAATCAGGCCCAGTTTGATCTTGCCGTTGCACTGAATGGCAAGAATATGCGGCAAGATGCGGTCGATCACCTCATCTCGATCATAAAACGCGATCGCGAATGGAACGATGACGGTGCTCGCAAGCAACTGTTGCAATTTTTCGAAAGCTGGGGCGTGATGGATCCGGCCAGTGTTTATGGCCGTAGACAGCTATCCTCGATCCTGTTTTCGTAA
- a CDS encoding ubiquinone biosynthesis hydroxylase, which yields MSSQKSRKSATGANDNSAGLKARYDLVIAGGGYVGLSLALAVRQASGLSVLVVEPQALCKMRKDERASAIASAATRMLQGLGVWNAIEPEAEAIRKMLVTDSQLKDIVRPALLTFEGDAKDGTPFAYMVPNGVMVGALADAARSAGVEILEGDSVKDFVVTGTAASIQLQSGGSIDASLLVAADGVRSRLRELAGIHTNRFTYDQVGIVTTVEHERPHEGCAVEHFLPAGPFAILPLKGNRSSLVWNERTDDANRLLAMDDFTFGLELERRFGKQLGEITEKGPRRGFPLGMVLARSYVAPRFALIGDAAHAIHPIAGQGLNLGFKDVASLGEVLVEAARLGQDIGAFDVLERYQAWRRFDVTQMCITCDLLNRLFSNNSSVLRHVRDFGLGVVDRLPGLKRMFIEEAAGNRGEVPKLLRGEVL from the coding sequence ATGTCTTCGCAAAAGAGCCGGAAAAGCGCAACTGGCGCCAATGATAATAGTGCAGGTCTGAAGGCGCGCTATGATCTGGTGATTGCCGGTGGCGGCTATGTCGGTTTGTCGTTGGCGTTGGCTGTGCGGCAGGCGAGCGGCCTGTCTGTGCTGGTTGTCGAGCCACAGGCGCTCTGTAAAATGCGCAAGGACGAACGTGCCTCTGCCATTGCATCCGCGGCAACAAGAATGCTGCAGGGACTGGGCGTGTGGAACGCAATCGAGCCTGAAGCCGAAGCAATCCGGAAAATGCTTGTTACCGATAGCCAGCTCAAGGATATCGTGCGGCCTGCTTTGCTCACCTTTGAGGGCGATGCAAAAGATGGCACTCCATTTGCTTATATGGTGCCGAATGGTGTGATGGTCGGTGCATTGGCTGATGCCGCCCGATCTGCAGGTGTCGAGATTCTCGAGGGCGATAGCGTCAAGGATTTCGTCGTAACAGGAACGGCAGCTTCTATCCAGCTTCAATCGGGTGGTTCTATCGATGCCAGCCTGCTGGTGGCGGCTGATGGCGTTCGTTCGCGCCTCAGAGAGCTTGCTGGTATTCATACAAATCGGTTCACCTATGATCAGGTTGGTATCGTCACAACCGTTGAACATGAGCGGCCACATGAAGGCTGCGCCGTGGAGCATTTCCTTCCCGCTGGTCCTTTTGCCATTTTGCCGCTTAAGGGGAATCGCTCGTCGCTGGTTTGGAATGAGCGAACCGATGATGCCAATCGCCTGTTGGCAATGGATGACTTCACATTCGGGTTGGAGCTGGAACGACGGTTCGGCAAGCAGTTGGGCGAGATTACAGAAAAAGGCCCGCGCAGGGGTTTTCCGCTGGGTATGGTTCTGGCGCGTTCTTATGTTGCGCCGCGGTTCGCTCTGATCGGCGATGCCGCCCATGCCATTCACCCGATTGCAGGGCAGGGGCTCAATCTTGGCTTCAAGGATGTGGCTTCGTTAGGCGAGGTTCTCGTGGAAGCTGCCCGGTTGGGGCAAGATATTGGCGCATTCGACGTGCTGGAGCGTTATCAGGCCTGGCGTCGGTTTGACGTAACGCAGATGTGCATAACCTGCGATTTGCTCAACAGGTTGTTTTCAAACAACAGCAGCGTGCTGCGTCATGTACGCGACTTCGGTCTTGGTGTTGTGGATCGCCTGCCCGGTCTCAAGCGCATGTTCATTGAAGAAGCTGCTGGCAATCGCGGTGAAGTGCCGAAATTGCTGCGCGGGGAAGTGCTTTGA
- the ppa gene encoding inorganic diphosphatase: protein MNISEIPAGKDAPEDIFVVIEVPKGSSVKYEVDKASGAVFVDRFLFTPMAYPCDYGFIPNTLADDGDPIDVLVVGDAQLTPGVVMRARPIGVLIMEDDGGKDEKVVAVPHSKLTTHYDHIKTYEDLPKNLVEQIKHFFEHYKDLEPGKWVKIEDWAGPEKAKEMIQISINNVKK, encoded by the coding sequence ATGAATATTAGTGAAATCCCAGCAGGCAAAGACGCCCCTGAAGACATCTTCGTTGTTATCGAAGTGCCAAAAGGCTCTTCAGTTAAATATGAAGTAGACAAAGCATCCGGCGCTGTCTTTGTGGATCGTTTTCTTTTCACCCCAATGGCCTACCCTTGTGATTATGGCTTCATTCCGAACACATTGGCCGATGATGGCGACCCGATCGACGTTCTGGTCGTTGGCGACGCTCAGCTGACCCCGGGTGTTGTCATGCGCGCTCGCCCAATTGGCGTACTGATCATGGAAGACGATGGTGGCAAGGACGAAAAGGTTGTTGCTGTTCCTCATAGCAAGCTGACCACGCACTATGATCACATCAAAACCTATGAAGATCTGCCGAAAAACCTTGTAGAGCAGATCAAGCATTTCTTCGAGCATTACAAGGATCTCGAGCCAGGCAAATGGGTCAAGATCGAAGACTGGGCTGGCCCGGAAAAAGCAAAAGAAATGATCCAGATTTCCATCAACAACGTGAAGAAATAA
- a CDS encoding transglutaminase family protein → MRYQIAHKTEYRYSTPVAQSNHLVHLTPCQVEGQVVERHELAITPKPAHRRDFIDYFGNSTIHVTLEEDHCILTMNALTIVTVTRDQKELLKQSTTSWEAVRDLMLDPNYVDQAEFSCYSAFTHPSSEIAAYGAQSFPPGRPLMEGVMELTTRIFTDFEYNSTVTDIFTPISQVFEMKSGVCQDFAHFQLACLRALGLPARYVSGYLRTYPPKGQPRLIGADASHAWISVWCPEAGWIDFDPTNNKTIADEHVTLTVGRDFGDVSPISGIILGGGNHFVNVSVDVMPIDAQGNEIGQSITSQSKQAPSPSADNAYATQSQKPAESHAQEQTQNQSAEQETVTEPLSADRTY, encoded by the coding sequence ATGCGCTACCAGATAGCCCACAAAACCGAATATCGCTATTCGACACCGGTTGCCCAGTCCAATCATCTTGTCCACCTGACCCCCTGTCAAGTTGAGGGACAGGTCGTGGAACGGCACGAGCTTGCAATCACGCCAAAACCTGCTCACCGGCGGGATTTCATCGACTATTTTGGCAATTCCACCATTCATGTGACCTTGGAGGAAGACCACTGCATTCTGACAATGAATGCCTTGACGATTGTTACCGTTACGCGCGACCAGAAAGAGCTGCTCAAGCAATCAACAACTTCATGGGAAGCCGTTCGCGACCTTATGCTTGATCCCAATTATGTCGATCAGGCAGAATTCTCCTGCTATTCAGCCTTCACACATCCGTCTTCTGAAATTGCCGCTTATGGCGCCCAGTCGTTCCCTCCGGGCCGCCCCCTCATGGAAGGGGTAATGGAACTGACCACCCGCATTTTCACCGATTTTGAGTATAACAGCACCGTCACAGATATTTTCACGCCCATCTCTCAGGTCTTCGAGATGAAGAGCGGCGTTTGTCAGGACTTTGCTCATTTTCAGCTGGCCTGTCTGCGTGCGCTTGGGTTGCCTGCTCGCTACGTATCGGGCTATTTGCGCACCTACCCCCCGAAAGGGCAACCGCGCCTCATTGGAGCGGATGCGTCCCACGCATGGATTTCGGTTTGGTGTCCTGAAGCGGGCTGGATCGATTTTGATCCGACCAACAACAAGACCATTGCAGATGAACATGTGACCCTGACAGTGGGAAGAGATTTTGGCGATGTGAGCCCGATTTCTGGTATCATTCTTGGTGGAGGCAATCACTTTGTGAATGTTTCCGTAGACGTCATGCCCATTGACGCACAAGGCAACGAAATAGGCCAGTCCATAACCAGCCAAAGCAAGCAAGCGCCCTCGCCATCTGCAGATAACGCATATGCAACTCAATCCCAGAAGCCTGCAGAATCCCACGCTCAGGAGCAGACACAAAACCAGTCTGCAGAGCAGGAAACGGTAACCGAACCCCTGTCAGCGGACCGGACTTACTAG
- a CDS encoding ammonium transporter, with translation MSKVTLALLVGAASLAAGPALAQEAADAAAAAATGEAAAHTQYIFNTLLFLVGGFLVMWMAAGFAMLEAGLVRSKNVSMQSMKNVSLYAVAGIMYYLIGYNLMYTGVDGGYIGTFSFMYELDPVGGNALDTGYSTGSDWFFQMVFVATAASVVSGTLAERVKLWPFMIFTVVLTAFIYPIAGSWQWGGGWLSEMGFSDFAGSTLVHSVGGWSALAGVLLLGARKGKYGADGSVNPMPASNIPLATLGTFILWLGWFGFNGASQLAMGTIGDISDVSRIFANTNMAAAGGVVAAMILLQILYKKVDVTMVLNGALAGLVSITAEPLYPTIGESIVIGAVGAVLVIIAVPLLDKLKIDDVVGAIPVHLVCGIWGTMIVPFTNPETSYGTQFIGVVAYGAFTLVCAFIVWAILKATMGIRVTEEEEYMGLDKAEIGVEAYPEFGVGSQRV, from the coding sequence ATGTCAAAAGTAACCCTTGCCCTTCTTGTTGGCGCAGCAAGCCTTGCGGCCGGACCGGCCCTCGCCCAGGAAGCTGCAGATGCAGCAGCTGCGGCAGCGACTGGCGAAGCAGCTGCTCACACTCAATATATCTTTAACACCCTGCTCTTCTTGGTCGGCGGTTTCCTCGTTATGTGGATGGCAGCTGGCTTTGCAATGCTCGAAGCTGGTCTGGTTCGCTCCAAGAACGTTTCCATGCAGAGCATGAAGAACGTTTCTCTTTATGCCGTTGCTGGCATCATGTACTACCTGATCGGCTACAACCTGATGTATACCGGCGTAGACGGCGGTTATATCGGTACTTTCTCTTTCATGTATGAACTGGATCCAGTAGGCGGCAACGCTTTGGATACTGGCTACTCCACAGGTTCTGACTGGTTCTTCCAGATGGTATTCGTTGCAACCGCAGCATCTGTTGTTTCCGGTACTTTGGCAGAGCGCGTCAAACTGTGGCCGTTCATGATCTTCACCGTTGTTCTGACCGCATTCATCTACCCAATTGCCGGTTCCTGGCAGTGGGGCGGCGGCTGGCTCTCTGAAATGGGCTTCTCCGACTTCGCCGGTTCTACCCTCGTTCACTCTGTAGGCGGCTGGTCAGCTCTCGCTGGTGTTCTCCTGCTTGGTGCTCGTAAAGGCAAATATGGTGCTGACGGTTCCGTCAACCCGATGCCTGCTTCCAACATTCCGCTGGCAACACTTGGTACGTTCATCCTGTGGCTCGGCTGGTTCGGCTTTAACGGCGCATCCCAGCTCGCTATGGGCACCATCGGCGACATTTCTGACGTTTCCCGTATTTTCGCCAACACCAACATGGCTGCTGCCGGTGGCGTTGTCGCTGCTATGATCCTTCTGCAGATCCTCTACAAGAAGGTCGACGTAACCATGGTTCTCAACGGCGCACTGGCTGGTCTGGTATCCATTACCGCTGAGCCTCTGTACCCAACCATTGGCGAATCCATCGTAATTGGCGCTGTTGGTGCAGTTCTTGTCATCATCGCTGTTCCGCTTCTCGACAAACTGAAAATCGACGACGTTGTCGGCGCTATTCCGGTTCACCTTGTTTGCGGTATCTGGGGCACCATGATTGTTCCATTCACCAACCCGGAAACCTCTTACGGCACCCAGTTCATCGGTGTTGTTGCTTACGGTGCCTTCACTCTGGTTTGCGCCTTCATCGTATGGGCAATCCTGAAAGCCACCATGGGTATCCGTGTTACGGAAGAAGAAGAATATATGGGTCTCGACAAAGCTGAAATCGGCGTCGAAGCTTACCCAGAATTCGGCGTTGGCAGCCAGCGCGTATAA
- a CDS encoding acyltransferase, translating to MKPDRFLALDSWRGICACLVALYHLNAVSHLASFGLIRASYLFVDFFFVLSGFVIAANYRDRLAEGFGVGRFMMLRFGRVYPLHFAMILPFIFIDAAKDGIGPQLWRAIGTNVLMIHGLGVNDALWLNFPSWSISTEFAAYVLFALFVPYVGRALWPWIIAALAGPVILGVFSVHGMDSTYDYGFVRCLEGFALGVICFSLREDFDLMRKRFSAVLDSIIELGLVLFVGAYITFFWQEQSLLLVMPFMFAVVVLVFAREAGLISRLLVTRPFLLLGTLSYSIYMVHALVRAVVRAAGMVLEHFSNLTVFKLFPSDTASDPIRVLSVGDNLWLGDLLQLAMLSMTNVLAYFSYRYIEEPGRNWSRKLARKKDAVSSRA from the coding sequence ATGAAACCAGATCGATTTCTGGCGTTGGACAGTTGGCGCGGAATTTGTGCCTGTCTCGTCGCTCTCTATCATCTCAATGCTGTCAGTCATTTGGCTTCTTTCGGGCTAATCCGCGCGTCCTATCTGTTTGTCGATTTTTTCTTTGTTCTCAGTGGCTTTGTTATAGCCGCCAATTACAGAGATCGTTTGGCGGAGGGGTTCGGTGTTGGGCGATTCATGATGCTGCGCTTTGGGCGCGTCTATCCTCTGCATTTTGCCATGATCCTGCCTTTCATCTTTATTGATGCCGCCAAAGACGGAATAGGGCCGCAGCTCTGGCGGGCCATTGGCACGAATGTCCTGATGATTCACGGGCTTGGCGTCAATGACGCGCTATGGCTGAATTTTCCAAGCTGGTCGATCAGCACCGAGTTTGCCGCATATGTGCTGTTTGCCCTCTTTGTGCCATATGTCGGCAGGGCGCTATGGCCCTGGATAATTGCTGCTTTGGCAGGGCCTGTCATTCTGGGCGTGTTCAGCGTTCATGGAATGGATTCCACCTACGACTATGGCTTTGTCCGATGCCTTGAAGGCTTTGCGCTCGGGGTTATCTGCTTCAGTTTGCGCGAAGATTTTGACTTGATGCGCAAGCGGTTTTCAGCAGTTCTGGACAGCATCATTGAGCTGGGGCTGGTTCTGTTTGTTGGCGCGTACATTACTTTCTTCTGGCAAGAGCAATCGCTGCTGCTGGTCATGCCATTTATGTTCGCAGTTGTCGTGCTGGTCTTTGCCCGGGAGGCAGGCTTGATCAGCCGCTTGTTGGTGACCAGACCGTTTCTGTTGTTGGGCACGTTGTCCTATTCCATTTATATGGTGCATGCGCTTGTGCGAGCGGTCGTACGCGCTGCGGGCATGGTGCTTGAGCACTTTTCGAATCTGACTGTGTTCAAGCTTTTCCCTTCCGATACGGCAAGCGATCCGATACGCGTGCTGTCAGTTGGCGATAATCTGTGGCTGGGTGATTTGTTGCAGCTTGCCATGCTGTCCATGACCAATGTTCTGGCCTATTTCAGTTACCGCTATATCGAAGAGCCGGGACGGAACTGGAGTCGAAAGCTGGCACGCAAAAAAGACGCTGTCAGCTCGCGAGCCTGA
- a CDS encoding LON peptidase substrate-binding domain-containing protein, with protein MAQAGNAYYDSPRDIPAIVPVFPLEEALLLPRTQMPLNIFEERYLMMVDYAIHKDRIIGIIQPQEPAVDPAETDAPDKLFAPKLQQVGCLGRVSAYGETGDGRVLITLSGICRFRLVKELLTDLPFRLAEIDCEEFVHDLTEGMGEEQVNREGVLDTFRAFLDANDMEADWESIGKSSNEVLVNSLSMMSPYGLAEKQALLEAESLALRAETLIAITEMHLASESGDSPKTLQ; from the coding sequence ATGGCCCAGGCAGGCAATGCATATTATGACAGCCCAAGAGATATACCGGCAATTGTTCCGGTATTCCCCCTTGAGGAAGCTCTATTGCTGCCGCGCACCCAGATGCCCCTGAACATTTTCGAAGAGCGCTACCTGATGATGGTCGATTACGCCATTCACAAGGATCGTATCATCGGCATCATTCAGCCGCAGGAGCCCGCTGTCGACCCGGCTGAGACCGATGCGCCCGACAAGCTCTTCGCCCCCAAGCTTCAGCAGGTGGGATGTCTGGGCAGGGTCTCTGCCTATGGAGAAACCGGTGACGGGCGCGTTCTCATCACCCTTTCGGGCATTTGTCGGTTCAGGCTGGTCAAGGAATTGCTCACTGATCTGCCTTTCCGCCTCGCAGAGATCGATTGCGAAGAGTTTGTTCATGACCTGACCGAAGGGATGGGCGAAGAACAGGTCAATCGGGAAGGCGTTCTGGATACTTTCCGTGCGTTTCTTGACGCAAATGACATGGAAGCCGATTGGGAAAGCATCGGCAAGTCTTCCAATGAAGTGCTTGTCAATTCCTTGTCCATGATGAGCCCCTACGGCCTGGCCGAAAAGCAAGCCTTGCTGGAAGCGGAAAGTCTGGCCTTGCGCGCAGAAACGCTCATCGCCATTACCGAAATGCATCTTGCCAGCGAAAGCGGCGATTCCCCGAAGACTCTGCAATAG
- a CDS encoding Trm112 family protein: MSEDTSPEITESEKSGAVDRKLLEILVCPLTKATLKYDPEAQELISHAAKLAYPIRDGVPIMLPSEARQLED, encoded by the coding sequence ATGAGTGAGGATACATCCCCTGAAATCACCGAATCCGAAAAATCCGGAGCCGTTGATCGCAAACTGCTCGAAATTCTCGTCTGTCCACTAACCAAGGCAACGCTTAAATATGATCCGGAAGCCCAAGAGCTGATCAGTCACGCTGCCAAGCTCGCCTACCCGATCAGAGACGGCGTGCCCATCATGCTGCCAAGTGAGGCACGCCAACTCGAAGACTGA
- a CDS encoding prolyl-tRNA synthetase associated domain-containing protein, with protein sequence MESSPKCSRQDLMNFLAALDIKTVTHEHEAVFTVSESHKIKENLPGGHTKNLFLKDKKGKMVLVVCLNDTDVDLKSFHKKYDCGRVSFCNADLLWEHLGVRPGSVTPFSLINDKDAHAVNLVLDANLMKKELLNFHPLENTATTAIDREDLLRFLEATGHAPTILTLEKEEL encoded by the coding sequence ATGGAATCATCTCCCAAATGCAGCCGTCAGGACCTGATGAATTTTCTGGCAGCCCTTGATATCAAAACAGTCACACACGAGCATGAAGCCGTTTTCACGGTGAGCGAAAGCCACAAGATCAAGGAAAACCTGCCCGGCGGCCACACCAAGAACCTGTTCTTGAAAGACAAGAAAGGAAAAATGGTTCTTGTCGTGTGCCTGAACGATACCGATGTTGACCTCAAAAGCTTCCATAAAAAATATGATTGCGGTCGCGTCAGCTTCTGCAATGCAGACCTTTTGTGGGAACATCTGGGCGTGCGCCCCGGATCAGTAACCCCCTTCTCGCTGATCAATGACAAGGATGCCCATGCAGTCAATCTGGTGCTTGATGCCAACCTCATGAAGAAGGAACTGCTTAATTTCCATCCGCTAGAAAATACCGCGACCACGGCGATTGACCGCGAGGATCTCTTGCGCTTTCTTGAGGCAACGGGCCACGCACCCACGATATTGACGCTCGAAAAAGAAGAGCTTTAG
- a CDS encoding P-II family nitrogen regulator, translated as MKFIIAIIKPFKLEAVREALSAEGIEGLTVTEVKGFGRQRGHTEIYRGTEYSVSFLPKLKIEVAVTADKAEKTIEAISKAAATGQIGDGKIFVTSLEHVMRIRTGETDNDAL; from the coding sequence ATGAAATTCATTATTGCCATTATCAAGCCTTTCAAGTTGGAAGCAGTGCGCGAAGCATTGTCTGCCGAAGGCATTGAAGGTCTGACTGTAACCGAAGTAAAAGGCTTTGGTCGTCAGCGCGGCCATACGGAAATCTATCGCGGAACAGAATACTCCGTCAGCTTCCTGCCAAAACTGAAAATCGAAGTTGCCGTTACAGCAGACAAAGCCGAAAAAACCATCGAAGCGATCTCTAAGGCCGCAGCAACCGGTCAAATTGGCGACGGCAAGATTTTCGTCACCTCACTCGAGCATGTCATGCGCATTCGTACCGGTGAAACCGATAACGACGCGCTCTAA
- a CDS encoding YggT family protein, which yields MTAIILLIDQVLAIYTYVVIASAVFSWLFAFNIVNPRNQIVSSIYEVCWRLTEPVLGRIRSIIPAMGGLDLSPVILLLGIFFVRNLLRTGIY from the coding sequence ATGACAGCTATAATTCTTCTGATAGATCAGGTTTTGGCAATCTACACATATGTTGTCATTGCTTCTGCCGTATTCTCGTGGCTGTTCGCCTTTAATATCGTCAATCCACGCAATCAGATCGTCTCGTCCATTTACGAGGTTTGCTGGCGTTTGACTGAGCCTGTTTTGGGGCGCATCCGTTCGATTATTCCTGCGATGGGTGGACTGGATCTTTCACCGGTCATTCTGCTGCTGGGTATTTTCTTTGTAAGAAACCTGCTTAGAACCGGAATTTATTGA